Proteins from a single region of Thermococcus sp. EP1:
- a CDS encoding flippase-like domain-containing protein, translated as MKGRDFTLIGVGIIVILLLIWWAGVEETLALIMQANLRYFLLAVLMQAFATIAWTLRWRIFLKRAEVSVRMRDILIATLIGVFANNLTPGARAGGEPARMYVITKRSKSGYGQVFATIMADRILDVIPVLLFTLIAFKYALSLKIKLLLSVLSISTAVLLMIVLISLLISLNEKLAFKVLDKITNLIRRIFPEKFVGIEETLEEKIKKSVLEFRETFLELSKDPVVMGKTLFYSLALWGFMLLRTYFIFESIGYTLELHKILMVQMAGIALGMISILPGGLGITEAVNSALYLSLRIDKSLAVTATVLDRFISFWLPTIIGGGLSIYLGVKFSKESVRK; from the coding sequence ATGAAGGGAAGAGATTTTACTTTAATTGGAGTAGGAATTATCGTAATCTTGCTCCTAATTTGGTGGGCAGGGGTGGAAGAAACCCTAGCTCTTATAATGCAAGCTAATTTGAGATATTTTCTCTTAGCTGTACTTATGCAGGCTTTTGCAACTATTGCTTGGACTCTTAGATGGAGAATTTTCTTAAAACGTGCTGAGGTTTCTGTGAGAATGAGAGATATCCTGATAGCAACTCTAATAGGTGTATTTGCAAATAACCTGACCCCTGGAGCAAGGGCAGGTGGAGAACCAGCAAGAATGTATGTAATAACCAAAAGGTCAAAAAGTGGTTATGGACAGGTTTTTGCCACAATAATGGCCGATAGAATATTAGATGTAATACCCGTATTGCTATTCACCCTAATTGCCTTTAAATACGCTCTTTCATTAAAGATTAAACTATTACTATCCGTTCTATCCATATCAACTGCAGTACTCCTTATGATAGTTCTTATAAGTCTTTTAATATCCTTAAATGAGAAACTCGCCTTTAAAGTATTGGATAAAATAACAAACCTTATCCGACGTATTTTCCCTGAAAAGTTTGTAGGAATAGAAGAAACACTAGAAGAAAAAATTAAAAAGTCTGTCCTAGAATTCAGAGAAACATTTTTGGAACTCTCTAAAGATCCAGTTGTAATGGGAAAAACACTCTTCTATTCCTTAGCCTTGTGGGGATTCATGCTCCTCCGAACTTATTTTATTTTCGAGAGCATTGGGTATACTCTTGAGCTTCACAAAATCCTTATGGTGCAAATGGCCGGTATTGCACTGGGAATGATAAGCATCCTTCCAGGAGGGCTTGGAATAACTGAAGCTGTAAACTCCGCACTTTATTTAAGTTTAAGAATTGATAAGAGCCTCGCTGTTACTGCAACGGTCTTAGATAGATTTATATCCTTCTGGCTCCCAACAATTATTGGCGGTGGGTTAAGCATATACTTAGGAGTAAAATTCAGTAAAGAGAGTGTGAGAAAATGA
- a CDS encoding COG1361 S-layer family protein produces MNRKSIGVLIGVLILLSGINATLAKEELLFEGYLNKGDSILVGPLVIMLQDVQKDYSDNQYKAMILILKDGKVLNMEYTSIKVPNAEKIQELLTNTTFLAAMAETLGYDPLNPIEFAQFLVWLENASEEEIIDAVFKTIEEHPELGISEDELLTTITYPNIELVGENETIEVEVDGEKVLVTALQVYPNGARISISGPEEWEASMISAYLTSWVETPQRIRPGDEITIRVHLKNEGALKAKYITVVLSPTPVSLTPSPSGSTDVLVQVASQSGVLQSALLPADTAVKYVEYLDGKEERVLEFKVKVNENIDPGIYPLYISMAYYIQSEGTMQMVQGFNYFSITVIREGDASFELEYVEKPEIVHPGEDFEITVRLRNMGFESAKSVLVEMNSPIELTKEAILIDNATNQHFTYVINSDKTVEYKFRLHASEDANTGSYPLSLKVSYFSGDSKEQKEQTFEFSIQIIKRNQAFIEIEDIDLEPSTIEPGDEFILKVKIKNVGDEAAKAFSLKIEPNKVTIPGEVTKIDLSSLQNLPIQGSQAISENLQTALNQIMEQLAKENINPFLPVGEDNTKYVNEIKPNEEKVLEFRLKSDERLENGIYPLRISIEYLSTPNDEKLSDERIIGVNILGKEHIIISKISTSPTRVLPGTNNVEVTFEVENIGSGSARYVILKPMPRDPFELSETSEQIINLGTLRQGDSAKTSFKINVRENTKGGTYEIPVKIEYKDASGESKEELIKIPIIVKEKPKIEIEDVRFDKSPIQGEDIRVYIRLKNTGGEQAENVVIEGVVKADQPFTLPKRSDYVGTLDPGQEGEGVLELGIDRNAIPKEYTIQIRIRAVGDKESGDDNVYVFEKSITIPVEENIKARNTLRMAGVIVGILTAIVILWTYRRRKKS; encoded by the coding sequence ATGAATCGTAAGAGTATTGGGGTATTGATTGGTGTATTAATACTTTTAAGTGGAATTAATGCTACTCTAGCCAAAGAAGAGCTTTTATTTGAGGGTTACCTGAATAAAGGGGACTCGATCCTAGTAGGACCACTCGTGATCATGCTTCAAGATGTACAAAAAGATTATTCCGACAACCAGTATAAGGCAATGATTCTAATATTAAAAGATGGAAAGGTTCTCAACATGGAATATACCTCAATTAAAGTCCCTAATGCCGAAAAAATCCAAGAGCTCCTAACAAATACCACATTTTTGGCAGCCATGGCAGAAACCTTAGGGTATGATCCCCTAAACCCAATAGAATTTGCACAGTTTTTGGTATGGCTTGAGAACGCAAGTGAAGAAGAAATAATTGATGCTGTCTTTAAGACGATTGAAGAACATCCAGAACTTGGAATTAGCGAAGATGAGCTCTTAACGACTATAACTTATCCAAACATAGAACTAGTAGGAGAGAATGAAACTATTGAAGTAGAAGTGGATGGAGAGAAAGTTCTTGTTACGGCCCTTCAGGTTTATCCTAACGGAGCAAGAATAAGCATCAGCGGACCAGAAGAATGGGAGGCCTCAATGATATCCGCATATCTCACAAGCTGGGTTGAGACACCACAAAGGATTAGACCTGGAGATGAAATAACAATAAGAGTGCATCTCAAAAATGAAGGAGCTTTGAAGGCCAAGTACATTACGGTCGTTCTCTCGCCAACACCTGTATCTCTAACTCCCTCTCCCAGTGGAAGTACTGACGTACTGGTTCAAGTAGCATCCCAAAGTGGTGTACTCCAAAGCGCCCTTCTCCCTGCAGACACTGCTGTAAAGTATGTGGAGTACTTAGATGGGAAAGAGGAGAGAGTTTTAGAGTTCAAAGTTAAAGTAAATGAAAATATTGATCCTGGAATCTACCCTCTCTATATATCAATGGCATACTACATTCAAAGTGAAGGGACCATGCAGATGGTTCAGGGGTTTAACTACTTTTCTATAACTGTAATTCGAGAAGGTGATGCAAGTTTTGAACTGGAATACGTAGAAAAGCCTGAGATTGTTCACCCTGGAGAGGATTTTGAGATCACAGTTAGACTTAGGAATATGGGATTCGAATCTGCGAAAAGCGTTCTCGTTGAGATGAATTCTCCAATTGAACTTACTAAGGAAGCGATATTAATAGATAACGCTACAAATCAGCACTTTACATATGTGATAAATAGTGATAAAACCGTTGAGTACAAATTCCGACTCCATGCAAGCGAAGATGCTAATACTGGGAGTTATCCACTTAGTCTGAAAGTCTCCTATTTCAGTGGAGATTCAAAAGAACAAAAAGAACAAACCTTTGAGTTTTCAATTCAGATAATAAAAAGAAATCAGGCTTTTATTGAGATTGAAGATATAGACCTCGAGCCAAGCACCATAGAACCAGGAGATGAATTTATATTAAAGGTAAAGATAAAAAACGTCGGGGATGAAGCAGCAAAAGCATTTTCTCTTAAAATTGAACCAAATAAAGTCACTATACCCGGGGAAGTTACAAAAATTGACTTATCATCTCTCCAAAACCTCCCAATACAAGGAAGCCAAGCTATAAGTGAAAATCTCCAAACTGCTTTAAACCAGATCATGGAACAACTAGCAAAGGAGAATATAAACCCCTTCCTTCCCGTCGGAGAGGACAATACCAAATACGTAAATGAAATAAAACCAAATGAAGAGAAAGTTCTAGAATTCCGACTGAAATCTGATGAAAGACTCGAAAATGGAATATATCCTCTTAGGATTTCAATAGAATACTTAAGTACGCCAAACGATGAAAAATTAAGTGACGAAAGAATTATTGGAGTCAATATCCTTGGGAAAGAGCACATAATTATATCTAAAATATCAACATCTCCAACTAGGGTTTTACCTGGAACTAATAATGTAGAAGTTACCTTTGAAGTAGAGAATATTGGAAGTGGAAGTGCACGATATGTTATTTTAAAACCAATGCCAAGGGATCCCTTTGAACTTAGTGAAACAAGTGAACAAATAATAAACCTGGGGACTCTAAGACAAGGCGATTCTGCAAAAACCAGTTTTAAAATAAATGTAAGAGAAAACACAAAGGGAGGAACTTATGAGATTCCTGTAAAAATAGAATACAAAGACGCTTCTGGGGAGAGCAAAGAAGAATTAATAAAAATCCCAATAATAGTGAAAGAAAAGCCAAAAATCGAAATAGAGGATGTAAGATTTGATAAGTCCCCAATACAAGGTGAAGACATCAGAGTTTATATAAGACTCAAAAATACTGGGGGAGAACAAGCAGAAAATGTGGTAATAGAAGGAGTTGTAAAAGCCGATCAACCATTCACATTGCCAAAAAGATCGGATTACGTAGGTACATTAGATCCCGGGCAAGAAGGAGAAGGAGTTCTTGAGTTAGGCATAGACAGGAATGCAATCCCTAAAGAGTATACAATACAGATAAGAATTAGAGCTGTGGGAGATAAAGAAAGTGGAGACGATAATGTATATGTCTTTGAAAAGTCGATCACAATTCCAGTAGAGGAGAATATTAAAGCTAGAAATACTCTAAGAATGGCAGGAGTAATAGTTGGAATTTTGACCGCAATAGTAATCCTATGGACGTACCGGAGAAGAAAAAAGAGCTAA
- a CDS encoding bifunctional N(6)-L-threonylcarbamoyladenine synthase/serine/threonine protein kinase, protein MIALGIEGTAHTLGIGVVTEKEVLANVFDTLTTEKGGIHPKEAAEHHAKLLRPLLKKTLKEARVSIEDVDVIAFSQGPGLGPALRVVATAARALAIKYNKPIVGVNHCIAHVEITKMFGVKDPVGLYVSGGNTQVLALEGGKYRVFGETLDIGIGNAIDTFAREIGLGFPGGPKIEKLAQKGERYIELPYAVKGMDLSFSGILTEAVRKYKSGKYRVEDLAYSFQETAFAALVEVTERAVAHTGKEEVVLVGGVAANNRLREMLKMMTEDRGIAFFVPPYDLCRDNGAMIAYTGLRMFKGGIRFNLEETIVKQKFRTDEVEVTWD, encoded by the coding sequence ATGATCGCCTTAGGAATTGAAGGAACAGCTCATACTCTTGGCATAGGAGTTGTTACAGAAAAAGAAGTTTTGGCCAATGTATTTGATACTCTCACTACCGAGAAAGGAGGAATACACCCAAAGGAGGCTGCAGAACATCATGCAAAGCTTTTAAGGCCGTTATTAAAGAAAACCCTTAAAGAGGCAAGAGTTTCTATAGAAGATGTAGATGTCATAGCTTTTTCTCAGGGCCCGGGATTGGGTCCAGCTTTGAGGGTGGTAGCCACAGCTGCAAGAGCTTTGGCTATAAAGTATAATAAACCTATTGTGGGGGTCAATCACTGTATTGCACATGTTGAGATTACTAAAATGTTTGGCGTAAAAGATCCAGTTGGTCTTTATGTTAGTGGAGGAAATACACAGGTTTTGGCTTTAGAAGGAGGCAAATACAGAGTTTTTGGAGAAACCCTTGATATAGGAATTGGGAATGCCATAGATACATTTGCTCGAGAAATTGGCCTTGGATTCCCAGGTGGTCCTAAAATCGAAAAACTTGCTCAAAAGGGAGAACGCTATATAGAACTCCCTTATGCAGTAAAAGGGATGGATTTGAGCTTTTCTGGGATTTTAACTGAGGCTGTTAGAAAATATAAGAGCGGCAAATATAGAGTGGAAGATCTGGCTTATTCCTTCCAGGAAACCGCTTTTGCAGCGTTGGTTGAAGTTACAGAAAGGGCGGTAGCTCATACTGGCAAAGAGGAAGTGGTTCTTGTTGGAGGGGTAGCAGCTAACAATCGTCTGAGAGAAATGCTCAAGATGATGACTGAGGATAGGGGAATAGCATTTTTCGTCCCTCCCTATGACCTATGTCGGGATAATGGGGCGATGATAGCGTATACTGGTTTAAGAATGTTTAAGGGTGGAATAAGATTTAATCTTGAAGAGACTATTGTTAAGCAGAAATTTAGAACAGATGAGGTGGAAGTAACCTGGGATTAA
- a CDS encoding LEA type 2 family protein yields MVEVGILGKVLAVISLLIVLWGFYLGYALLTLTPQISGAWGYVDEKSIELDISVYFGKPLPISGGIEEAELYWAGIKVGTLKDLKIGFFKDSARGVLILNSKEIVEALKQHIKNGEKSEVEIRVRGSIFGLPFLRGSFSQPIETDLLSYISNISIESSGDLIKTPAVEGMPSKWGEISKNTIEILSDVKIYNPNPFPLPLFGIKYTIDANDYSVAQGELLERVTIPANGRETAKIRTVIDTDILPKVIAEHIKRGERSKLVLKLSLNVNVFSREITLDLPTVEKTVETNIVEGLNWALSG; encoded by the coding sequence GTGGTGGAAGTGGGAATTCTTGGAAAAGTACTCGCAGTCATCAGTTTACTCATTGTTTTATGGGGTTTCTATTTAGGTTATGCCCTCCTCACCCTAACCCCCCAAATAAGCGGAGCATGGGGCTATGTAGACGAAAAAAGTATTGAACTAGATATAAGCGTTTACTTTGGAAAACCTTTACCAATATCTGGAGGAATAGAAGAAGCAGAGCTATATTGGGCAGGCATAAAAGTCGGAACATTGAAAGACCTAAAGATAGGGTTCTTTAAGGATAGCGCCAGAGGAGTGCTCATTCTCAACAGTAAAGAAATTGTCGAAGCCCTGAAGCAACACATTAAAAATGGGGAAAAAAGTGAAGTTGAGATAAGAGTGCGTGGTTCAATATTTGGATTGCCATTCTTGAGAGGAAGCTTTTCCCAGCCTATAGAGACGGACCTACTCTCATACATTAGCAATATAAGTATTGAAAGTAGCGGGGATCTGATAAAGACTCCTGCCGTGGAAGGTATGCCTTCTAAATGGGGAGAAATCAGCAAAAATACCATTGAAATCCTAAGTGATGTAAAGATCTATAATCCCAATCCATTCCCACTCCCTCTATTTGGAATCAAGTACACAATAGACGCCAATGATTATTCAGTGGCTCAAGGAGAACTTCTAGAGCGTGTTACAATCCCAGCCAATGGTAGAGAAACTGCCAAGATAAGAACAGTGATCGACACGGATATCTTACCAAAAGTGATCGCAGAACATATAAAAAGAGGAGAAAGAAGCAAGTTAGTCCTAAAGTTATCGTTAAATGTTAATGTATTTAGCAGAGAAATTACCCTTGATCTGCCAACCGTTGAAAAAACCGTCGAAACAAATATTGTAGAGGGGCTAAATTGGGCGCTTTCAGGATAA
- a CDS encoding RsmB/NOP family class I SAM-dependent RNA methyltransferase, protein MYKEAFPEELQRYYYELFGNEAESIMEKLREPVEKYYIRVNTLKISRDKLIQELQKEGLKPKRSPYLEEGIYFERQGPNFPDDYNPKLPTVVANKFASESVYQGAQLYAPGVLKADKNIREGDKVQIRDPKGLLVGIGVAKMNSKEMILATRGIAVEVTLPKFKLPSLSELKSYEKGYFYAQSLPSMIVPHVLDPREEELIIDMAAAPGGKTSHIAQLLENRGEILALDKSKNRLSKMKLELERLGVKNVKLIHMDSRNLPDLGIQADKILLDVPCTALGVRPKLWETKTPKDIEATARYQRHFINAAIKSLRRGGVLIYSTCTLSYEENERNVKYMLKKGLKLEEQKIFIGSPGIGIKEVQRFYPHKHKTQGFFIARLRKVS, encoded by the coding sequence ATGTATAAAGAAGCGTTCCCTGAAGAGCTCCAAAGATATTACTATGAACTCTTTGGAAATGAAGCAGAGAGCATCATGGAAAAATTAAGGGAGCCTGTGGAAAAGTATTACATAAGGGTAAATACACTCAAGATCAGCAGAGACAAACTTATCCAAGAGCTTCAAAAAGAGGGTCTTAAACCAAAACGAAGCCCATATCTAGAAGAAGGAATATATTTTGAACGACAGGGACCTAATTTCCCGGATGATTATAACCCCAAGCTTCCCACTGTTGTTGCAAATAAATTCGCATCTGAAAGCGTTTATCAGGGAGCACAGCTTTATGCCCCCGGAGTCCTAAAAGCAGATAAAAACATAAGAGAGGGAGATAAAGTCCAGATCAGAGACCCCAAAGGACTTTTAGTTGGCATAGGAGTTGCCAAAATGAATTCCAAGGAAATGATATTAGCAACTCGGGGAATTGCCGTTGAAGTCACTCTTCCAAAGTTCAAGCTCCCAAGCTTAAGTGAGCTAAAATCCTATGAAAAGGGCTATTTCTATGCCCAAAGTTTGCCCTCAATGATAGTCCCCCATGTTTTGGATCCTAGAGAAGAGGAGTTAATAATAGACATGGCTGCTGCTCCTGGAGGAAAAACTTCTCACATAGCACAACTATTAGAAAACAGAGGAGAGATCCTAGCTTTAGATAAATCCAAAAACAGGCTATCAAAGATGAAACTAGAACTAGAAAGGCTCGGAGTTAAGAATGTTAAATTAATCCATATGGACTCAAGGAACTTGCCAGACCTCGGAATCCAGGCTGATAAGATCCTATTGGATGTCCCATGTACAGCCTTGGGAGTTAGACCAAAACTTTGGGAGACAAAAACACCAAAAGATATAGAGGCAACTGCCAGGTATCAGAGACACTTTATAAATGCGGCCATAAAAAGCCTTAGAAGAGGTGGAGTATTGATATACTCAACTTGCACTCTGAGTTATGAAGAGAATGAAAGAAACGTCAAATACATGCTGAAGAAAGGCCTAAAGCTAGAAGAGCAAAAAATCTTTATTGGCTCTCCAGGTATTGGAATCAAAGAAGTTCAACGTTTCTACCCCCACAAACACAAAACTCAAGGATTCTTTATAGCAAGGCTGAGGAAGGTGAGCTAA
- a CDS encoding flavin reductase family protein codes for MRTYLIVSGQGEESNVMAADWVTVLSHRPTLIGVAISPKRYTHRLISKYREFVISVPSLEMLEDVWIAGTKSGPSKLKEMNITLVPSTKIGTPSIKEALANMECKVIDAREYGDHTWFVGEIVGYTYNREVFPRGKPDITRANFLAHAAWTDFVTFEKKIHKAE; via the coding sequence ATGAGAACGTACCTCATAGTCTCGGGCCAAGGAGAAGAGAGTAATGTCATGGCAGCTGATTGGGTAACCGTACTTTCCCATAGACCAACTTTGATTGGGGTTGCGATCTCTCCGAAGAGGTACACCCATCGCTTGATTTCTAAATATAGGGAGTTCGTAATAAGTGTTCCAAGTTTAGAGATGCTTGAGGATGTGTGGATTGCAGGAACAAAGAGTGGTCCTTCCAAACTTAAGGAGATGAATATAACTTTAGTTCCTTCAACTAAAATAGGAACACCGAGCATAAAAGAAGCTTTAGCTAACATGGAGTGCAAAGTAATTGATGCCAGAGAGTATGGAGATCACACATGGTTTGTAGGTGAAATTGTAGGTTATACTTATAACAGGGAAGTTTTCCCACGTGGTAAGCCAGACATAACTAGAGCAAATTTCCTCGCCCATGCAGCGTGGACAGATTTTGTGACATTTGAGAAAAAGATTCACAAGGCTGAATAG
- a CDS encoding acetate--CoA ligase family protein, whose amino-acid sequence MRFFFYPTSVAVFGSFKKGAIAYEILKNIVEGGFEGQIIPVNPKGGEIEVAGINFKVDEKLEKNVDVAIIAIPARFVPSLIEEIGDKIKGAVVISAGFSEVGNLALEKELVEKAREKGVKIIGPNCAGIFGVHANFFGSFEVRVKKGGLALISQSGAFGGAALAMGNEEGIGFSAFVSYGNAADLTESDFLKYFADDKNTKVIALYIEGVKDGRKFIEALRYATSKKPVIILKAGKSKSGSKAAQSHTGSLAGSYEIYKAALQQFGAIEVEEMEELFDAAKVFEMYEKGGKKVAIITNSGGPGVLATDKVERLGLKIAKLTDNTINELREFLPPQCSVKNPIDLIADADYERYKQTIEVVCKDENVDTLLVICVPPIFIPSEEIARAIIDAKCNKPVIVNFMAGELVREGIKVLEECGIKNFPTPERAAKALHWLNLRKDFNE is encoded by the coding sequence ATGAGATTCTTTTTTTACCCTACATCAGTAGCAGTATTCGGGTCTTTCAAAAAAGGCGCGATCGCATATGAGATCTTGAAAAATATTGTAGAAGGGGGATTTGAAGGACAAATAATACCCGTGAATCCAAAAGGAGGAGAAATAGAAGTTGCAGGTATAAATTTTAAAGTGGACGAAAAGTTGGAGAAAAATGTTGATGTTGCGATAATAGCGATTCCTGCGAGATTCGTACCTTCTCTAATTGAGGAGATTGGTGATAAAATCAAAGGAGCAGTAGTAATTAGCGCTGGTTTTAGTGAGGTTGGTAATTTAGCTCTTGAAAAAGAACTTGTTGAAAAAGCTAGGGAAAAGGGAGTAAAAATTATTGGGCCAAATTGTGCTGGGATTTTTGGGGTTCATGCTAATTTCTTTGGATCATTTGAAGTTCGGGTGAAAAAAGGGGGCCTTGCTTTAATCTCCCAGAGTGGAGCCTTTGGTGGTGCTGCATTAGCAATGGGTAATGAGGAGGGGATTGGGTTTTCTGCCTTTGTTTCTTATGGAAATGCCGCTGACTTAACCGAAAGTGATTTCTTGAAGTACTTTGCGGATGATAAAAACACAAAGGTTATTGCCCTCTACATAGAAGGGGTCAAAGATGGCAGAAAATTCATCGAAGCTTTGAGGTACGCAACCAGCAAAAAACCTGTGATAATCTTGAAAGCAGGAAAAAGTAAAAGTGGGAGTAAGGCAGCTCAGAGTCATACTGGAAGCCTTGCAGGAAGTTATGAAATTTATAAGGCAGCCCTCCAGCAATTTGGGGCAATAGAAGTAGAGGAGATGGAAGAACTTTTTGATGCGGCCAAAGTGTTTGAGATGTATGAAAAAGGAGGGAAAAAAGTAGCTATAATAACGAATTCTGGAGGCCCAGGGGTTCTAGCCACAGACAAAGTTGAAAGACTAGGGTTAAAAATTGCAAAACTAACTGATAACACAATAAATGAGCTTCGAGAGTTCTTGCCTCCTCAATGCTCAGTTAAAAATCCAATTGACCTAATAGCAGATGCAGATTATGAGAGATATAAACAAACAATAGAGGTAGTCTGTAAAGATGAAAACGTTGATACATTGCTTGTTATTTGTGTTCCCCCAATATTCATCCCCAGTGAGGAAATTGCAAGAGCAATAATTGATGCAAAATGTAACAAACCGGTTATAGTGAACTTTATGGCTGGTGAGCTTGTTAGGGAAGGAATAAAGGTATTGGAGGAATGTGGCATTAAGAACTTTCCTACTCCAGAGAGAGCTGCTAAGGCACTTCACTGGCTTAATCTTAGAAAGGATTTTAATGAATAG
- a CDS encoding DUF3201 domain-containing protein has protein sequence MNMLEVHNHLNKIWGEIFRLNEELREKLRPLGFKVENVEEVFNAYIYLEGEWREMLYPHPAFEIKPQGEVGATIQSFYFVFGIPREKVSKEFIAQFLKKFPQSYIYGSENFLEDIYNHNNPKPPNDVYKHIVKSEEKILQFEIEGNNAIEIEKKLFEFIELAKEYKVLEI, from the coding sequence ATGAATATGCTCGAAGTTCACAATCATCTAAATAAAATTTGGGGCGAGATTTTTAGATTGAATGAAGAACTCAGGGAGAAACTTCGTCCACTAGGATTCAAAGTAGAAAATGTTGAAGAAGTTTTCAATGCGTACATTTATTTAGAAGGAGAATGGAGGGAGATGCTCTATCCCCACCCTGCGTTTGAAATAAAGCCACAAGGAGAAGTGGGGGCAACTATTCAAAGTTTTTACTTTGTTTTTGGTATTCCAAGAGAAAAGGTGAGTAAAGAGTTTATCGCCCAGTTCCTGAAAAAATTCCCCCAAAGCTATATTTACGGGAGCGAAAACTTTTTAGAGGACATATACAATCACAACAACCCAAAACCTCCAAATGATGTTTATAAACATATTGTAAAGAGTGAAGAGAAGATACTCCAGTTTGAAATCGAGGGGAACAACGCAATAGAAATCGAGAAAAAACTTTTTGAATTTATAGAACTGGCAAAAGAGTACAAGGTTCTGGAAATCTAA
- a CDS encoding NAD(+) kinase — protein sequence MKFGIVARRDREEALKLAYRVYDFLRVSNYGVYVDKETHENFPHFSPEDVLPLEKMDVDMIIVIGGDGTVLRVEHKTSKDIPILAVNMGTLGFLAEVEPAETFFAISRVLEGDYFIDERMKIRVFVEGITVPDALNDVVILSGVPGKVTQLKYYIDGELAEEIRADGLIISTPTGSTAYALSAGGPLVDPRLHAILLVPLAPVALTARPLVVPDSSSIDIEVSTEREIILTVDGQFYTQLPPNLTIRIEKSPRKTKFVRFSKRIYPKYTLKIKKKF from the coding sequence ATGAAGTTTGGGATTGTAGCCCGAAGGGATCGTGAAGAAGCTCTAAAACTAGCATATAGAGTTTATGATTTTCTTAGGGTTAGTAATTATGGCGTTTATGTGGATAAAGAGACTCATGAAAATTTCCCCCATTTCTCCCCCGAGGATGTTTTGCCTTTAGAAAAGATGGATGTTGACATGATCATTGTAATCGGTGGGGATGGAACGGTGCTTAGAGTCGAGCATAAAACCTCAAAAGATATCCCGATTCTAGCAGTAAACATGGGCACCTTGGGATTTTTAGCCGAGGTAGAACCGGCCGAGACATTTTTCGCAATTTCCAGAGTACTTGAAGGGGATTACTTTATCGACGAAAGGATGAAGATAAGGGTTTTTGTAGAGGGAATCACAGTGCCTGATGCGCTCAATGATGTAGTAATACTTTCTGGAGTTCCAGGAAAAGTTACACAGCTAAAATACTATATAGACGGAGAACTTGCTGAGGAGATTCGGGCGGATGGATTGATAATCTCAACACCCACTGGTTCAACTGCTTATGCCCTCTCTGCTGGAGGTCCATTAGTAGATCCAAGGCTCCATGCTATATTACTAGTCCCCCTAGCACCCGTTGCTCTGACTGCTAGACCTCTTGTAGTACCTGATTCCTCCTCAATAGATATAGAAGTTTCAACAGAAAGAGAAATTATCCTCACAGTGGATGGCCAATTCTACACCCAACTCCCACCCAATTTAACGATAAGGATAGAAAAATCCCCACGAAAAACGAAGTTCGTAAGGTTTTCAAAAAGAATCTATCCGAAATATACCTTAAAAATAAAGAAGAAATTCTAA